The window ATGCAACGGTATCGATTACGTTTAACGTTGGCTGTTCAAAGATGAAAACCTCAACTATGTATCGATATCTAAACGCTGGTGAATACGTGAAAGCCTGTAATGAGCTACCACGCTGGAATAAATCGGTTGGTAAAGTATTAAATGGATTGGTAATTAGACGAGAAAAAGAGCGTGAATTATGTCTAAGTGGATTATAACTGCATTAACGGTTGCATTATTATTTGTTAGCTATTTTGCTTGGAACTGCTGGCAAGATGAAAGAAGAGCTATAGCAGAGAAAGAGCGTATTAATAGCGAATTTGCTGAATATAAGACTAATAATAAAGCAGTTAAACAACTCGAATTAAATCTGATTGAGGCTATAAATAATGCAAACAAAAATACAGATGATTTGCGTAATAATGTTGATAATGGTCTTATCGAGTTGCTCGTCAAAGTTGAATCAATCGAACGAGATAGTGCCACCACCAGCAATACTGCTGACCAAGCCTTACGACTTGCAAAGTCTGCTAGACAAGATTATTACAATCTCAGAAGCGGAATCAACTACAACAAAACCATGATTGATGGTTGGCAGAGATATTATTGTTTGGAGATAGCACCAAAGAATAATACTAAGTTTATGTGTGACTAGGTTTTTTATAAAAATAAATATACAATAAAAACACAATGAAACTATTATGATAATCACATGAATGTAG is drawn from Orbaceae bacterium BiB and contains these coding sequences:
- a CDS encoding lysis system i-spanin subunit Rz — protein: MSKWIITALTVALLFVSYFAWNCWQDERRAIAEKERINSEFAEYKTNNKAVKQLELNLIEAINNANKNTDDLRNNVDNGLIELLVKVESIERDSATTSNTADQALRLAKSARQDYYNLRSGINYNKTMIDGWQRYYCLEIAPKNNTKFMCD